GCTGGCCCTCTTGAGTGCTTGAATGAAGGGGCAGTCATTGTAGAACAGGGAGAAGGATGCCAGAAAAACGTCGCCCGCGCCGGTGGATTCCTCCACCGCAACCCTGGCCGGAGTGTAGGTGTACTTTCGTCCCCGGAGGTATGCCTGCCCAACGTCGGCACCCCGGGAGACCAGCAGCACTTCTATTTTGTCCGGATTAAGGTTTCTTACGAGCTGGGCCTCGGAGACGTCGGCGTGGAGAACCTTCAGTCCGTTAAAGATGCCGCCGTCTACCCCTGTCAGCTTCAGTCTTCCGGGGTGGGGGGACCTGATGAACCCCTGGACGTCTGCGGCAACGAAGTCGCCCCTCTTTCTGGCGAGGGCAACGGTTTCGGGTGTAATCTCGCCTGCGACGGGGTTGAGGATGATTATATCGTAGCTCCCGTGTGGCATGTCGGTTATTCTCTCCGCGGTAGATAGGAGGCTGAGTTCTCTTGTGTTCCCGTCGAGATAACGGAGACGGTAGGAAGTGCTGTTCTCCGCGGGTATCGTATGGAGCACTATGCCCGCTTCCTCAAGTCCCTTGAGCCAGCTTTCGGGAAAATCCTCCCCAACGCTGGTCAGGATCTCGACCCTGCAGAATCTGGACAGGGCCATCGCAGAATAGTACGCCCCGCCCCCGATGCGGTATTCGATTCCGGAATCCTTGACAATTATATCCCTCACGAGGTGGCCGACGATGAGGCACTTCATTTTGTCCGCCCAATCTTTATTGTTAACCACGCTTTCCATAAAAACCTTTTGGAAATTTTCCGAAAAGTTTATAAGGGCAAAAACGAAAAGCTTAAAAGGATATGTCCTTTTGGGGTGGGGCTATGAAGCGCCTGGGTAAAGTTTCTCACTATGCAAAGCAGGGGTTCCTGGTTCTCAGGACTGACTGGGTTCCTTCACTCAACGACCCGGTGGTTGACAAAAAGCTCACCGTGGTTGGGGTAGTAAAGGATGTTTTCGGGCCGGTTAAGAGGCCCTACGTGGCCGTCAAGCCGCGAGTCAAGAATCCCGAGAGCTACATCGGTGCACTGCTGTACGTTGATTCCTCGAGGAAGAAATCCGGGCCTGGCAGAAAAGCTCGGTCCGGGAAGAAGCGTTCCAAGGGCGGAAAGGCAAGACGCCCTGCCCCCAGAAAGAGGGGGTGAGAGCTTTTGGCTGATAAGAATGTATGTCCGATTTGCGGCTCTGATAAGCTGTTTTACGACCCGAGGAGAGGCGAAATTGTCTGTTCTGTCTGTGGTTACGTTGTTCAGCAGAATGTCGTC
The sequence above is drawn from the Thermococcus sp. JdF3 genome and encodes:
- a CDS encoding carbohydrate kinase — translated: MESVVNNKDWADKMKCLIVGHLVRDIIVKDSGIEYRIGGGAYYSAMALSRFCRVEILTSVGEDFPESWLKGLEEAGIVLHTIPAENSTSYRLRYLDGNTRELSLLSTAERITDMPHGSYDIIILNPVAGEITPETVALARKRGDFVAADVQGFIRSPHPGRLKLTGVDGGIFNGLKVLHADVSEAQLVRNLNPDKIEVLLVSRGADVGQAYLRGRKYTYTPARVAVEESTGAGDVFLASFSLFYNDCPFIQALKRASAFTALFLQRRIFDFPMDEVNELARRVTVRPVKSQGI
- a CDS encoding Gar1/Naf1 family protein, which produces MKRLGKVSHYAKQGFLVLRTDWVPSLNDPVVDKKLTVVGVVKDVFGPVKRPYVAVKPRVKNPESYIGALLYVDSSRKKSGPGRKARSGKKRSKGGKARRPAPRKRG